In Stutzerimonas stutzeri, a genomic segment contains:
- a CDS encoding enoyl-CoA hydratase, translating into MSTTAVEPYKSGVFDLTHKLTVEKHGHTALITINHPPANTWDRDSLIGLKQVVEHLNHDDEVYALVISGQGEKFFSAGADLKLFSDGDRTRAREMAKRFGNAFEALREFRGVSIAAINGFALGGGLECALACDIRIAEQQAQLGLPEASVGLLPCAGGTQALAWLVGEGWAKRIILCGERVTADMALRIGLVEQVVEPGEARGHALLLASRVARQSPVSVRTIKPLIDSMRSRGPVCLAAAEREAFVDLFEAEDTLEGVNAFLEKRDPRWRNR; encoded by the coding sequence ATGAGCACGACCGCAGTTGAACCTTACAAGTCTGGAGTCTTCGACCTGACTCACAAGCTGACCGTAGAGAAGCATGGGCATACCGCACTGATCACCATCAATCATCCACCTGCCAATACCTGGGATCGCGACTCATTGATCGGCCTCAAGCAGGTGGTCGAGCATCTGAACCATGACGACGAAGTCTACGCATTGGTCATCAGCGGCCAAGGCGAGAAATTCTTCAGCGCTGGCGCCGATCTCAAGCTTTTCTCCGACGGTGACCGTACCCGTGCACGGGAGATGGCGAAGCGCTTCGGCAATGCCTTCGAGGCTCTGCGCGAGTTTCGCGGGGTATCGATAGCAGCCATCAATGGTTTCGCGCTCGGCGGCGGCCTCGAATGCGCCCTGGCCTGCGATATCCGCATTGCCGAACAACAGGCTCAGCTCGGCTTGCCGGAAGCTTCGGTCGGCTTGCTGCCCTGCGCCGGTGGCACACAGGCGCTCGCCTGGCTGGTGGGCGAAGGCTGGGCCAAGCGAATAATCCTCTGCGGTGAACGGGTAACGGCGGATATGGCCCTGCGTATTGGTCTGGTAGAACAGGTCGTGGAGCCTGGCGAAGCGCGTGGACATGCATTGCTGCTGGCCTCTCGGGTCGCGCGCCAGAGCCCCGTTTCGGTGCGTACGATCAAACCGCTGATCGACTCGATGCGTAGCCGCGGGCCCGTGTGCCTTGCGGCCGCCGAGCGGGAGGCCTTCGTCGATCTGTTTGAAGCCGAAGACACTTTGGAGGGCGTCAACGCCTTCCTGGAAAAGCGCGATCCGCGTTGGAGAAATCGCTGA
- a CDS encoding ABC transporter substrate-binding protein, with protein sequence MKRTTLLALGLGFCLTAEAADPITLGLNYPRTGSYKEEGLSQMRGALLAIDEINAKGGVLGRPLKLSSRNSASRPEKAVANVDKLADEGAAMLFGGASSAVAIAAGKRAKERGLLYFGTLTYSNDTTGKDAHRYLFRECNNAWMSAQVLGQYLNKHLPNKRYFYITSDYTWGHTSESSLRQATNTQNNSQHPGIKTAFPGARLSDYREALTQVAKSDAEVLVLVLFGEDLVRAMRIADELGLNKRMQVAVPNLTLSMVETAGPDLMRGVLGTEPWTWRVPELEGSVAGQQFVEHYDERYQTHPSSSAASAYSIVYQWADAATRARSLDSERIIAALEGHRYSLLKGEQQWRAFDHQNVQTVYAVKVKPREEVLKDRFKQDYFEIVHRLTGEQAAPSLAEWQAERRAGGQALALQ encoded by the coding sequence ATGAAACGGACGACCCTCCTGGCTTTGGGGTTGGGTTTCTGCCTGACTGCTGAAGCTGCCGACCCGATCACCCTCGGGCTCAATTACCCCCGCACCGGCAGCTACAAAGAGGAAGGCCTCTCGCAAATGCGCGGCGCATTACTGGCTATCGACGAAATCAACGCCAAGGGAGGCGTGCTGGGCCGACCGTTGAAGCTTTCCAGCCGTAACTCGGCATCGCGACCGGAGAAAGCCGTAGCCAATGTCGACAAACTGGCCGACGAAGGCGCCGCCATGCTTTTTGGCGGCGCCTCGAGCGCAGTCGCGATTGCCGCTGGCAAGCGCGCCAAGGAACGCGGCCTGCTCTATTTCGGTACGCTCACCTATTCCAACGACACCACCGGCAAGGATGCCCATCGTTACCTGTTCCGCGAATGTAACAACGCCTGGATGAGTGCACAGGTGCTGGGCCAGTATCTGAACAAACACCTGCCGAACAAGCGTTACTTCTACATCACCTCCGACTACACCTGGGGCCACACCAGCGAAAGCTCTCTGCGCCAGGCGACCAATACTCAAAACAACAGCCAGCACCCCGGCATCAAGACGGCGTTTCCCGGCGCACGCCTCTCTGACTACCGCGAGGCTTTGACACAGGTAGCCAAGAGCGACGCCGAAGTGCTGGTTTTAGTGCTGTTCGGTGAAGATCTGGTCCGCGCGATGCGAATTGCCGACGAACTCGGCCTGAACAAGAGGATGCAGGTCGCCGTCCCCAACCTCACGCTGAGCATGGTCGAAACGGCAGGTCCCGACCTCATGCGCGGCGTGCTGGGCACCGAGCCCTGGACCTGGCGCGTACCTGAGCTGGAAGGGTCGGTAGCGGGCCAACAGTTCGTCGAGCACTACGATGAGCGCTACCAGACTCACCCTTCCAGCTCGGCCGCTTCGGCCTACAGCATCGTTTATCAATGGGCCGACGCGGCGACGCGCGCGCGCAGCTTGGACAGCGAACGAATCATCGCTGCGCTCGAAGGCCATCGGTACAGCCTGCTCAAGGGCGAGCAGCAATGGCGCGCCTTCGATCACCAGAACGTGCAGACGGTATACGCAGTGAAGGTCAAGCCGCGCGAAGAGGTACTCAAAGACCGCTTCAAGCAGGACTACTTCGAAATCGTCCACCGTCTGACCGGTGAGCAGGCTGCGCCATCCCTCGCCGAATGGCAGGCCGAGCGCCGCGCAGGTGGCCAAGCGCTGGCACTGCAATAA
- the ung gene encoding uracil-DNA glycosylase — protein MTQGDRVKLEDSWKAALQSEFEQSYMKELGAFLRREKAAGKNIFPPGPLIFNALNSTPLEQVRVVILGQDPYHGPGQAHGLCFSVQPGVAPPPSLQNIFKELKRDLNLDIPRQGYLQHWADQGVLMLNTSLTVEQGMAGSHAKMGWQRLTDRIIEVVSERCSSVVFMLWGAHAQGKAKLIDPTKHLLLKSVHPSPLSAHRGFIGNGHFSRANQFLQQQGLPPIDWKLPADV, from the coding sequence ATGACTCAGGGTGATCGCGTCAAACTCGAAGATAGCTGGAAGGCGGCTTTACAGAGCGAGTTCGAACAGTCGTACATGAAGGAGTTGGGCGCGTTTCTGCGTCGCGAAAAGGCGGCTGGAAAAAACATCTTCCCGCCGGGTCCGTTGATCTTCAATGCCTTGAATTCGACCCCGCTGGAGCAGGTGCGGGTCGTCATTCTGGGACAGGACCCCTATCACGGTCCCGGTCAGGCGCATGGCTTGTGCTTCTCGGTACAGCCCGGAGTGGCACCGCCCCCATCGCTGCAGAACATCTTCAAGGAGCTCAAGCGCGATTTGAATTTGGACATTCCACGCCAAGGTTATCTGCAGCACTGGGCAGATCAGGGCGTACTGATGCTCAACACTTCGCTGACGGTAGAGCAGGGGATGGCTGGGTCACACGCGAAGATGGGCTGGCAACGTCTGACCGATAGAATTATCGAAGTTGTCAGCGAGCGGTGCTCAAGCGTGGTGTTCATGCTTTGGGGCGCACATGCCCAAGGCAAGGCGAAACTGATCGATCCGACCAAGCACCTACTACTCAAGTCGGTTCATCCTTCGCCGCTGTCCGCTCACCGGGGTTTCATAGGCAACGGTCATTTCAGTCGGGCCAATCAGTTCCTCCAGCAGCAGGGGTTGCCACCGATCGACTGGAAACTACCGGCCGACGTGTGA
- a CDS encoding DUF4142 domain-containing protein: MTRTTKAFFSGTAAVLFGVAANFALAAEGENFVDEASAKGIAEIETAKLALDKGTAEDVKTFAQKMIDDHTKSNQKLAELAGQHDDLEISDEATLMDKAKAMILKLRDGENFDKAYANNQVAAHEQTIELYREYVKSGENAELKQFAESTLKELEQHLQHAQKMASAHGGKE, from the coding sequence ATGACCCGCACGACCAAAGCTTTCTTTTCGGGTACCGCAGCCGTGCTGTTTGGTGTAGCAGCCAACTTTGCACTGGCAGCGGAGGGTGAGAATTTCGTCGATGAAGCGTCCGCCAAGGGCATAGCAGAAATCGAAACCGCCAAACTGGCTTTGGACAAAGGCACCGCAGAAGACGTCAAGACCTTTGCGCAGAAAATGATCGACGACCACACCAAGTCGAATCAGAAGCTTGCCGAGCTTGCCGGCCAGCATGATGATCTGGAGATTTCCGACGAAGCGACGCTGATGGACAAAGCCAAGGCGATGATCCTGAAGTTGCGTGATGGGGAGAACTTCGACAAGGCCTATGCCAACAACCAGGTAGCTGCGCACGAGCAGACCATCGAGCTGTATCGCGAATACGTAAAGAGCGGAGAGAATGCCGAACTCAAGCAATTTGCCGAATCGACGCTGAAAGAACTGGAACAGCATCTGCAACATGCCCAGAAAATGGCATCCGCGCACGGCGGTAAAGAATAA
- a CDS encoding HDOD domain-containing protein yields MSTLADKVQQELMQAIENDELVLPTLPEVALRVREAAEDPDVSIPTLAKVIGNDTALTARIIKVVNSPLLRTNREINDLQMAISRLGINYTSNLATGLAMEQMFQATTDVVDRKMREVWNKSTEIAAISHVLCRNFTRLPADQATLAGLVHQIGVLPILTYAEEHSALLSDSISLNHVIDRIHPVVGERILRAWEFPESIAAVPGQYLNFSRVSDKVDYVDIVQVATLQSYIGTSHPFTQLDWNQIPAFAKLGLDPNTLLQEDEDLSAAMDAAMSMLQ; encoded by the coding sequence ATGAGCACTCTTGCAGATAAGGTCCAGCAGGAACTGATGCAGGCGATCGAAAACGACGAGCTGGTCCTACCGACGCTCCCGGAAGTAGCCCTGCGAGTCCGTGAAGCCGCGGAAGATCCGGATGTGAGCATCCCAACGCTGGCCAAGGTGATCGGTAACGACACCGCCCTCACGGCGCGCATCATCAAAGTAGTCAACAGCCCGCTGCTGCGCACCAACAGGGAAATCAACGATCTGCAGATGGCGATCAGCCGTCTCGGCATCAATTACACGTCGAACTTGGCGACCGGCCTGGCCATGGAGCAGATGTTTCAGGCTACCACCGACGTGGTGGACCGTAAGATGCGCGAGGTGTGGAATAAAAGCACCGAGATTGCCGCCATCAGTCATGTGCTATGCCGCAATTTCACACGCCTGCCGGCTGACCAAGCGACATTGGCGGGCCTGGTTCATCAGATCGGCGTCCTGCCCATTCTCACCTATGCTGAGGAACACAGCGCCCTGCTCAGCGACTCCATCAGCCTCAACCATGTGATTGATCGGATCCACCCTGTTGTCGGTGAGAGGATACTCCGCGCGTGGGAGTTTCCCGAGTCGATCGCGGCGGTTCCGGGCCAGTATTTGAATTTCTCTCGCGTATCCGACAAGGTGGATTACGTCGACATCGTTCAAGTCGCGACCCTGCAGAGTTACATCGGCACGTCGCACCCCTTCACGCAACTCGACTGGAATCAGATTCCAGCGTTCGCCAAGCTGGGACTTGATCCCAACACCCTGTTGCAGGAAGACGAAGACCTATCCGCAGCGATGGACGCTGCGATGAGCATGCTGCAATAG
- a CDS encoding YgfZ/GcvT domain-containing protein produces the protein MTDTAFFCVLSHEGVLAVRGPDASKFLQGQLTCNLNYLDAHHSSLGARCTPKGRMQSSFRILPEGDGYLLAMDRELVHTQLADLAKYAAFSKSKLHDESTEWVRFGMSGGDGALVSLGLDLPQTANQLIAEHGLIAVRLHDGRAELWTRAADAETTRLRLAAQLPEASIDRWLLAQVRAGVGQVVAGTRELFIPQMINLQALGGVSFKKGCYTGQEIVARMQYLGKLKRRLYRLAAESTDAEVPAPGLDLYSPVHGSSVGEVVLAASAEGTLELLAVLQEDAAADGRVFLGSPDGLPLTLRDLPYTLDADREIQR, from the coding sequence ATGACTGACACTGCTTTTTTCTGCGTCCTGTCGCACGAAGGCGTCCTGGCTGTACGTGGCCCGGACGCGAGCAAGTTCCTGCAGGGGCAGCTGACCTGCAACCTGAATTACCTTGACGCCCATCATTCGAGCCTCGGCGCTCGCTGTACGCCCAAAGGGCGCATGCAATCGAGCTTCCGGATCCTGCCGGAAGGCGATGGCTATCTGCTGGCGATGGACCGTGAATTGGTCCATACCCAGCTCGCCGACCTGGCCAAATACGCCGCGTTTTCAAAATCCAAGTTGCACGATGAAAGCACCGAATGGGTTCGCTTCGGAATGAGTGGGGGCGACGGCGCCCTGGTCAGTCTTGGCTTGGATCTTCCCCAAACAGCCAATCAACTGATCGCCGAGCACGGACTGATCGCCGTCCGTCTGCACGACGGTCGCGCCGAACTCTGGACCCGAGCGGCGGATGCCGAAACCACACGTCTACGACTCGCTGCCCAGCTTCCCGAAGCATCGATCGATCGCTGGCTCCTGGCGCAAGTCCGCGCCGGCGTAGGACAGGTGGTGGCTGGCACCCGCGAGCTATTCATTCCGCAAATGATCAATCTCCAAGCGCTAGGCGGGGTCAGCTTCAAGAAGGGCTGCTATACCGGCCAGGAAATCGTGGCGAGGATGCAGTACCTCGGCAAGCTGAAGCGTCGCTTGTACCGTCTTGCCGCAGAAAGCACCGACGCCGAGGTGCCGGCACCGGGACTCGATCTGTACTCACCCGTGCATGGCTCCAGCGTGGGCGAGGTGGTTCTGGCTGCAAGCGCTGAGGGTACGCTGGAGTTGCTCGCAGTTTTGCAGGAGGACGCAGCGGCTGATGGCCGGGTATTCCTCGGCTCGCCGGACGGTCTTCCGCTAACCTTGCGCGATTTGCCATATACGCTAGACGCAGACCGAGAAATCCAGCGCTAG
- a CDS encoding succinate dehydrogenase assembly factor 2 yields MVEQSELNRLFWQSRRGMLELDVLLVPFVKEVYPQLNEEDQRRYRKLLSCEDQDMFVWFMERAEPDDEDLRYMVRMILDRVQPK; encoded by the coding sequence ATGGTCGAACAATCCGAACTCAATCGCCTGTTCTGGCAGAGCCGCCGCGGCATGCTCGAACTGGACGTTCTGCTGGTGCCGTTCGTCAAAGAGGTCTATCCGCAATTGAATGAAGAAGATCAGCGCCGCTACCGCAAGTTGCTGAGCTGCGAGGATCAGGACATGTTTGTCTGGTTCATGGAGCGCGCCGAGCCGGACGACGAGGATCTGCGTTACATGGTTCGCATGATCCTCGATCGTGTCCAGCCCAAGTAA
- a CDS encoding protein YgfX, translating into MSSPSNQTFECRWRASGLLLTLYVTVLLLAVATLLVLPVPLWLQVFGLLLCLSHAAWVVPSRIMLSRSSSWLGLRHDQDGWSLWSRRDGWQPIQLRPESLALPLAVVLRFKMPGDRFARGLCILRGTMPADQHRRLRLRLKFSRRRWAAPE; encoded by the coding sequence GTGTCCAGCCCAAGTAATCAAACCTTCGAATGTCGGTGGCGGGCGTCTGGCCTGTTGTTGACGCTCTATGTAACGGTGCTTTTGTTGGCGGTCGCCACTTTGCTGGTGCTGCCGGTTCCACTCTGGCTCCAGGTCTTCGGTCTGCTGCTGTGCCTGTCGCACGCCGCCTGGGTCGTACCGTCGCGTATCATGCTTTCCCGTAGCTCGTCCTGGCTCGGTTTGCGGCATGATCAGGATGGCTGGTCACTCTGGAGTCGGCGTGACGGTTGGCAACCCATACAGCTGCGACCCGAGAGTCTTGCGCTGCCGTTGGCGGTGGTATTGCGCTTCAAGATGCCGGGCGACAGGTTTGCTCGGGGCCTCTGTATTCTCCGTGGGACGATGCCGGCCGACCAGCACCGACGCCTGCGGCTCCGGCTGAAGTTCAGTCGGCGAAGGTGGGCGGCACCAGAATAG
- the nadB gene encoding L-aspartate oxidase, translated as MSRHYRYDVLVIGSGAAGLTLALNLPAALRVAVLSKGDLANGSTYWAQGGVAAVLDTTDTVESHVADTLIAGGGLCNEQAVRFTVEHSREAIHWLIEQGVPFTRDEADRENGSFEYHLTREGGHSHRRIIHAADATGAAIFNTLLAHTQDRDNIDLLHQRVAVDLITERKLGLSGKRCLGAYVLDRATGEVDTFQAKFVVLATGGAAKVYLYTSNPDGACGDGVAMAWRAGCRVGNLEFNQFHPTCLYHPKAKSFLITEALRGEGAILKLPNGERFMPRFDDRAELAPRDIVARAIDHEMKRLGVDCVYLDISHKPTEFIKSHFPTVYERCLEFGIDITREPIPVVPAAHYTCGGVVVDQAGRTDVPGLYAIGETSFTGLHGANRMASNSLLECFVYAQSAAQDMLRELPTVETPRILPTWDASQVTDSDEDVIIAHNWDELRRFMWDYVGIVRTNKRLVRAQHRVRLLLGEIDEFYSNYKVSRDLIELRNLATVAELMIRSAMQRKESRGLHFTLDYPEQLPQAKDTILVPPTFAD; from the coding sequence ATGAGCCGACATTATCGATACGACGTTCTTGTCATAGGCAGCGGCGCCGCCGGTTTGACGCTGGCGCTCAATCTGCCAGCCGCACTCCGCGTCGCGGTATTGAGCAAGGGCGATCTGGCCAATGGCTCGACGTATTGGGCTCAAGGCGGTGTCGCGGCAGTGCTCGACACGACCGACACGGTCGAATCCCACGTCGCCGACACGCTCATTGCAGGGGGCGGGCTGTGCAACGAGCAAGCCGTACGTTTTACTGTCGAACACAGCCGCGAGGCCATCCATTGGCTGATCGAGCAAGGCGTGCCCTTTACCAGGGACGAAGCCGACAGGGAAAACGGTAGCTTCGAATACCACCTCACGCGCGAGGGCGGACATAGCCACCGGCGCATCATCCACGCCGCCGACGCCACTGGCGCAGCGATATTCAACACCCTGCTTGCGCATACCCAGGACCGGGACAATATCGATCTACTGCACCAGCGCGTAGCGGTCGATCTGATCACCGAACGCAAGCTGGGCCTGAGCGGCAAGCGCTGCCTAGGCGCCTACGTGCTGGACCGGGCAACCGGAGAAGTTGATACGTTTCAGGCGAAATTCGTCGTTCTGGCGACCGGCGGTGCGGCGAAAGTATACCTATACACCAGCAACCCCGACGGTGCATGCGGCGATGGCGTAGCGATGGCCTGGCGCGCCGGATGCCGGGTTGGCAACCTGGAGTTCAACCAGTTTCATCCGACCTGCCTGTACCATCCCAAGGCCAAGAGCTTTCTGATTACCGAGGCCTTACGCGGCGAGGGTGCAATACTCAAGCTGCCCAACGGCGAACGCTTCATGCCGCGCTTCGATGACCGCGCCGAGCTGGCCCCGCGAGACATCGTAGCCCGCGCAATCGACCATGAGATGAAACGGCTGGGCGTCGATTGCGTCTATCTGGACATCAGCCACAAACCCACCGAATTCATCAAATCGCACTTCCCGACCGTTTACGAGCGCTGCCTGGAATTTGGCATCGACATCACCCGCGAGCCGATTCCAGTGGTCCCGGCAGCGCATTACACCTGCGGTGGCGTTGTGGTCGATCAGGCCGGCAGAACCGACGTTCCCGGGCTTTACGCCATTGGCGAAACCAGCTTTACCGGCTTGCACGGCGCTAATCGTATGGCCAGCAATTCACTGCTGGAGTGTTTCGTCTATGCCCAGTCCGCCGCGCAGGACATGCTTCGCGAGCTGCCAACGGTCGAGACACCCCGCATCCTTCCCACTTGGGACGCGAGTCAGGTCACCGATTCCGACGAAGACGTCATCATCGCGCACAACTGGGATGAGCTGCGGCGCTTCATGTGGGACTACGTCGGCATCGTCCGAACCAACAAACGCCTCGTACGGGCACAGCATCGAGTGCGCCTGCTGCTGGGGGAAATCGATGAGTTCTATAGTAATTACAAGGTCAGTCGCGACCTGATTGAGTTGCGCAATCTGGCGACGGTGGCGGAGCTGATGATTCGATCAGCGATGCAACGCAAGGAGAGCCGCGGCTTGCATTTCACCCTGGATTATCCCGAGCAACTCCCTCAAGCGAAGGACACTATTCTGGTGCCGCCCACCTTCGCCGACTGA
- the rpoE gene encoding RNA polymerase sigma factor RpoE: MLTQEQDQQLVERVQRGDKRAFDLLVLKYQHKILGLIVRFVHDSHEAQDVAQEAFIKAYRALANFRGDSAFYTWLYRIAINTAKNHLVARGRRPPDSDVSSEDAEFYEGDHALKDIESPERALLRDEIEDTVHRTIQQLPEDLRTALTLREFDGLSYEDIANVMQCPVGTVRSRIFRAREAIDKALQPLLHES; encoded by the coding sequence ATGCTAACCCAGGAGCAGGACCAGCAGTTGGTCGAGCGAGTGCAACGGGGAGATAAGCGGGCTTTTGATCTGTTGGTATTAAAGTACCAGCACAAGATTCTTGGGTTGATCGTGCGCTTCGTACATGATTCTCATGAAGCTCAGGATGTTGCGCAGGAAGCCTTTATCAAAGCCTACCGCGCGCTTGCAAATTTTCGCGGAGACAGTGCCTTTTATACGTGGCTGTACCGCATCGCCATCAATACGGCGAAAAATCATTTGGTGGCTCGAGGAAGAAGGCCGCCCGACAGTGATGTCAGCTCTGAGGATGCCGAGTTCTACGAGGGCGATCATGCTCTCAAAGATATCGAGTCGCCGGAGCGAGCGCTTCTCAGGGATGAAATTGAAGACACAGTTCATAGAACTATCCAACAACTTCCAGAAGATTTACGCACGGCTCTAACACTGCGTGAATTTGATGGTCTTAGTTATGAAGACATTGCGAACGTCATGCAGTGTCCGGTGGGTACGGTCCGCTCACGGATATTCCGGGCGCGGGAGGCCATCGATAAAGCATTGCAACCCTTGTTGCATGAATCCTGA
- a CDS encoding sigma-E factor negative regulatory protein, with protein sequence MSREALHESLSAVMDNEADELELRRVLAADGDTEMRLTWSRYQIARAAMHKELIEPRLDIASAVSAALADEPVITAGKPQRFAWRNVGRLAVAASVTVAVLAGVRLYNQSEVAGPQIAQQAAQPSIAVPQASQGPAVLAGYSENAGAPEAQTVGAQVSAEGWHEKRLPAYVRQHAQQAAFGSGSESALPYARAASMEDR encoded by the coding sequence ATGAGTCGTGAAGCCCTGCATGAATCGCTGTCCGCGGTGATGGATAACGAAGCGGACGAGTTGGAATTACGTCGAGTGCTCGCCGCAGACGGCGATACCGAAATGCGATTGACTTGGTCGCGTTACCAGATTGCTCGTGCCGCGATGCACAAGGAATTGATCGAGCCTCGTCTTGATATTGCCTCGGCGGTATCTGCCGCGCTGGCCGACGAGCCGGTTATCACTGCGGGCAAGCCGCAGCGTTTCGCCTGGCGCAACGTTGGTCGTCTGGCTGTTGCAGCATCGGTTACCGTCGCTGTGCTGGCAGGCGTGCGCCTGTACAATCAGAGTGAAGTCGCTGGTCCGCAGATTGCCCAGCAGGCTGCCCAGCCTAGCATCGCGGTACCGCAGGCTAGCCAGGGGCCGGCTGTATTGGCTGGCTACAGTGAGAATGCAGGCGCACCGGAAGCTCAGACGGTGGGTGCGCAGGTGTCGGCTGAAGGCTGGCATGAAAAACGGCTGCCGGCATATGTTCGCCAGCATGCTCAGCAGGCTGCTTTCGGTAGCGGTTCTGAAAGTGCACTGCCCTATGCACGTGCTGCCAGCATGGAAGATCGTTAA
- a CDS encoding MucB/RseB C-terminal domain-containing protein, with protein MRVIPLCVVLGGWLSMPAFAADADAWMQRLAAAEKKQSYQGTFVYERNGSFSSHAVWQFVEGQQLHERLLQLDGAPVEVSLVDGEIQCASEDLASQVRDAKPWHQQPLEPNALSKWYDFQIIGESRVAGRPTVALAIRPQDQHRYGFELHLDKETALPLKSLLLDENGQLLERFQFTHFSPDSIESSDVEVGPACKSVSLAAEQGTTSPKWRSDWLPDGFQLLDSDVRPSPASDESVTWLSYGDGLARFSVFLEPLHGAVVEDARSQMGPTVAVSKRISTAGGDVMVTVVGEIPLGTAERIALSMRSGADQAAR; from the coding sequence ATGCGTGTAATACCGCTGTGTGTGGTGCTCGGAGGCTGGCTATCGATGCCGGCCTTTGCTGCTGATGCCGATGCCTGGATGCAACGGCTTGCGGCAGCCGAGAAGAAACAGAGCTATCAAGGCACTTTTGTTTATGAGCGCAATGGTAGTTTTTCCAGTCATGCTGTCTGGCAGTTTGTAGAAGGCCAGCAATTACATGAACGACTATTGCAGCTGGACGGCGCGCCTGTTGAGGTTTCGCTGGTGGACGGCGAAATCCAATGCGCAAGCGAAGACCTGGCGTCTCAGGTCAGGGATGCGAAACCCTGGCATCAACAGCCGCTTGAGCCGAATGCATTGTCCAAGTGGTACGACTTCCAGATCATCGGCGAATCCCGGGTCGCTGGACGTCCAACCGTTGCGCTGGCTATAAGACCGCAGGATCAGCACCGTTACGGTTTTGAGTTGCATCTTGATAAAGAGACGGCTTTGCCGCTCAAGTCTTTGCTGCTTGATGAAAACGGACAGCTGCTCGAACGCTTCCAATTCACCCATTTTTCGCCAGATTCAATCGAATCCTCTGATGTCGAAGTCGGACCGGCGTGCAAATCCGTTTCCTTGGCTGCAGAGCAGGGGACGACTTCACCGAAATGGCGTTCTGACTGGCTGCCGGATGGGTTCCAGCTTCTTGATTCGGACGTCCGACCCAGTCCCGCTTCCGACGAGTCCGTAACCTGGCTCTCCTATGGTGATGGGCTTGCCCGCTTTTCCGTATTTCTAGAGCCTTTGCATGGCGCGGTCGTCGAGGACGCACGTAGTCAGATGGGGCCGACGGTGGCGGTCTCCAAGCGCATCTCCACAGCTGGTGGTGATGTCATGGTGACGGTCGTCGGTGAGATTCCGCTGGGTACAGCCGAGCGAATCGCATTGTCAATGCGCTCCGGAGCCGATCAGGCAGCGCGATGA
- a CDS encoding SoxR reducing system RseC family protein, with translation MIEESGRVIAVEPGAVWVETQRSSTCSGCSAKNGCGQGLMDRLGVRERRGLIRALSDLQLKVGDSVVIGIQESVLLRGAILVYIFPLLVLFVSALAASEFSADEPYVILSGIAGFFVSWLFVRKRSQQTADDPGLQPIVLRAMLAGVAGRSQAGLSFKGE, from the coding sequence ATGATCGAAGAGTCGGGGCGCGTTATTGCCGTGGAGCCCGGGGCCGTTTGGGTCGAAACGCAACGCAGCAGCACCTGTTCGGGCTGCTCCGCCAAGAACGGTTGCGGGCAGGGCCTTATGGATAGGCTTGGTGTCCGCGAGCGGCGCGGGTTGATACGAGCCTTGTCCGATCTACAGCTGAAAGTGGGTGATTCGGTTGTTATCGGCATTCAAGAGAGCGTGTTGCTGCGCGGCGCTATCCTTGTTTATATTTTCCCTCTACTTGTATTGTTCGTCTCGGCGCTCGCCGCTTCCGAGTTTTCGGCTGACGAGCCGTACGTGATACTTTCCGGCATTGCCGGCTTTTTTGTTTCCTGGCTGTTTGTGCGCAAACGCAGTCAGCAAACAGCAGACGACCCGGGGCTTCAGCCCATTGTATTGCGTGCAATGCTGGCGGGTGTGGCGGGACGAAGTCAGGCCGGTTTGTCTTTCAAGGGAGAATGA